A region of the Geomonas subterranea genome:
GATTACAAGAAGAGCAAGTTCCTGGCCGAGCGCGCGGCGGAGTCGTACCTCGACAAGGGGCTGCCGCTGGTGATCGTCAACCCGTCGACGCCGGTCGGGCCCATGGATGTGAAGCCGACCCCCACGGGAAAGATCATCGTCGACTTTTTGAACGGGAAGATGCCCGCCTACCTCGACACCGGACTGAACCTGATAGACGTCGAGGCGTGCGCACGGGGGCACCTCCTCGCGGCGCAGAAGGGAAGGATCGGGCAGAAGTACATCCTGGGGAACCGCAACCTGACGCTCGCGGGGATCTTCGAGATGCTGTCGGCGTTGACCGGGCTGAAGGCGCCCCGGGTGAAGCTTCCCTACTACCCGATACTGATGGCCGCCTACGCGAACCATGCGCTGTCCCTGGTCACCCGTCGCGAACCGCTCATCCCGCTGGCGGGCGTGCAGATGGCGCGGAAGTTCATGTATTTCGACTCCGCCAAGGCGCAGGCCGAACTGGGGGTGCCGCAGACTCCCGTGGAAGACGCCCTGGAGCGCGCGGTGAAGTGGTTCAAAGACAACGGCTACATACAAAACCGTTAGCCACGGAGAATATCTGTCTCGGATTTGCTCCGTGGCCAATGTTTTTTGGTTTCTAATCGCTACAGGTTCTCAAGGAGATCCATGTACACATTGCTCAGCAAGATAAACGGTCCCGACGACCTGAAGAAGCTGGATGCCGAGGAGCTGGTGCTGCTCGCCGGCGAGGTGCGCGGCTTCCTCATGGATACGGTGGCGAAGACCGGCGGACACCTGGCCTCCAACCTGGGTGTGGTCGAGCTCAGCATCGCGCTGCACTACTGCTTCGACTCCCCCAAGGACAACATCGTCTGGGACGTCGGCCACCAGGCCTACACCCACAAGATCCTCACCGGGCGGCGCGACAGCTTCCACACCCAGCGCTGCTACAAGGGGATCAGCGGCTTTCCCAAGCGTTCCGAGTCCCCCCACGACGCCTTCGGGGCCGGGCACTCCTCCACCTCCATCTCGGCGGGGCTCGGCCTCGCGGTGGCCCACACGCTCAAGGGTGACGACGCCCGGGTCATCTCGGTGATCGGGGACGGCTCGCTCACCGGCGGCATGGCACTGGAGGCGCTGAACCAGGCGGGACACCTGAAAAAGAACCTGATCGTCGTCCTAAACGACAACGAGATGTCCATCTCGAAGAACGTGGGTGCCCTATCCTCCTTCATCTCGCGCAAGATGACCGGCTCCTACTACCGCGGGCTGAAGAAGGAGATGGAAGGTCTCCTGGCAGGGATTCCCGCCATCGGCGGCAACATCCTGCATTTCGCCAAGAAGGCGGAGAACTCTCTCAAGGGGTTCCTCACCCCGGGGACGCTCTTCGAGGCGCTCGGCTTCGAGTACGTGGGCCCCATCGCCGGTCACGACATCCCCACGCTCCTCGGCGTCCTGGAAAACGTGAAGCGGCTGGAAGGCCCGATCCTTCTCCACGTGATGACCAAGAAGGGAAAAGGCCACGGCCCGGCGGAGGACATGCCGGACAAGTACCACGGCGTCGCCCCCACCAAGCCCGCCAGCGCCACCGCCGGCAAGCAGGCGCCCCCCTCCTACACCAGCGTCTTCGGCAACACCCTGGTGAAGCTGGGCGAGAAGGACGAGAAGATCCTCGCCATCACCGCGGCCATGCCCGACGGCACCGG
Encoded here:
- the hpnA gene encoding hopanoid-associated sugar epimerase, with the translated sequence MRAFVTGATGFIGASIVRELLKDGYRVRVLVRRGSDRRNLAGLDLELHEGDLSDRQALVTALSGCDLLFHAAADYRLWTRTPQAMYDANVLGTRNILSAALAAGVGKVVYTSSVGTLGNPGDGTPGNEETPVDFNDMVGDYKKSKFLAERAAESYLDKGLPLVIVNPSTPVGPMDVKPTPTGKIIVDFLNGKMPAYLDTGLNLIDVEACARGHLLAAQKGRIGQKYILGNRNLTLAGIFEMLSALTGLKAPRVKLPYYPILMAAYANHALSLVTRREPLIPLAGVQMARKFMYFDSAKAQAELGVPQTPVEDALERAVKWFKDNGYIQNR
- the dxs gene encoding 1-deoxy-D-xylulose-5-phosphate synthase, whose product is MYTLLSKINGPDDLKKLDAEELVLLAGEVRGFLMDTVAKTGGHLASNLGVVELSIALHYCFDSPKDNIVWDVGHQAYTHKILTGRRDSFHTQRCYKGISGFPKRSESPHDAFGAGHSSTSISAGLGLAVAHTLKGDDARVISVIGDGSLTGGMALEALNQAGHLKKNLIVVLNDNEMSISKNVGALSSFISRKMTGSYYRGLKKEMEGLLAGIPAIGGNILHFAKKAENSLKGFLTPGTLFEALGFEYVGPIAGHDIPTLLGVLENVKRLEGPILLHVMTKKGKGHGPAEDMPDKYHGVAPTKPASATAGKQAPPSYTSVFGNTLVKLGEKDEKILAITAAMPDGTGLTPFAERFPERFFDVGIAEQHALTFAAGLAVEGFRPVAAIYSTFTQRAYDQVFHDICLQKLPVTLALDRAGLVGDDGPTHHGAFDISYLRHLPELTVMAPKDENELQHMLKTAIYHGRPVSLRYPRGAGYGVRMDKELKSIEIGKGELLVEGTDLTLVAVGSTVYPALEAAALLKQKGIFASVVNARFVKPLDRDLILSEAGRTGCVVTVEENALLGGFGSAVLEAMADAGLTGVRVKRIGIPDSFIEQGSQSQLRADLGLDGAGIAATCQAFLKGAGSVHPQLTVVK